In the genome of Drosophila yakuba strain Tai18E2 chromosome 3R, Prin_Dyak_Tai18E2_2.1, whole genome shotgun sequence, one region contains:
- the LOC6535998 gene encoding transient receptor potential channel pyrexia isoform X1, with translation MQITVAEISGYNKTHSKYMYIYSYRRDGRAQKAKTRQHSVIYVTNELPPRKPCMLFAKSKLPYLYNFCLSNVGSSEPAFVREWRIRNTPKTWFKSIPPNLMVRWRNNTDAMIEAQYPTAGEFEYMECGPSPPAESAPSMYDSFEEPTSELSVQICNDTLRISLIDQMKSAAGRVKLFEDIEQSNVVAEGIRTHFESASKLEKNLCYLWAAYLKRWDLIESLLEAGADLHFCDQNGISALHLCAFSGCLATLGLLVAKGLNVNLQSKCYTPLHCAAFGNAAEAAKLLINNGADISKDTSKPNCEESLLHCAVRSNALECLQIFIAEGADVNSLKPNGTNAIHLAADLGNLQCLEALLNAPNADANVRICIREKESTALHLAADEGNVECVDLLLAKGADAKLKNHRGFTPLHLAARTSSLDCVESLLRNGNADANAEDFDHRTPLHAAVGKSENAYDIMETLIQWGANVNHKDIYGFTALHLAALDGLVQCVEMLIFHGADVTTKSKKGTSALNVITRKTPASVAMIRQKLDAAITLHHSQDPVNREVELELDFRQLLQHCHPREISYLNTFVDEGQKEILEHPLCSSFLYIKWGKIRKYYIGRLIFCFSFVLFLTLYVLTALAHNCYNGSKNDNTTIPAQELCQKQSILGDMLRNNPFVMEMQWWVLVAITIVEIFRKLYGITGYSSFRHYVTQVENIMEWFVITSVFVISYIYTNKTYTFQNHIGAFAVLLGWTNLMLMIGQLPVFDVYVAMYTRVQGEFAKLFMAYSCMLIGFTISFCVIFPSSSSFANPFMGFITVLVMMIGEQDLSLLINDPEGKDPPFLLEVSAQITFVLFLLFVTIILMNLLVGIAVHDIQGLKKTAGLSKLVRQTKLISYIESALFNGYLPTWLRNLLHYTALVSPQAYRVVLCVKPLNPSEKRLPREILMKAYEVGKMRKHFGHTVSSKNSAENYLSYKNKYNNNNGATTGYVLPDADPDAGQFTTLTTKIDDNADRIEFLTQEIQELKQALISQQQQASKVIDKLLIVISNQQKQNLRK, from the exons ATGCAAATAACCG ttgcaGAAATTTCTGGCTACAATAAAACACActcaaaatatatgtacatatactcgtataggCGTGATGGCCGGGCCCAAAAGGCAAAGACGCGGCAGCATTCCGTGATTTATGTGACAAATGAATTGCCGCCGAGAAAACCATGCATGCTATTCGCAAAATCAAAACTAccatatttatataatttctgTTTATCAAATGTCGGGAGCAGTGAGCCAGCTTTTGTGAGGGAATGGAGAATACGGAATACTCCTAAAACATG GTTCAAATCGATTCCACCCAACTTGATGGTGCGATGGCGGAACAACACTGACGCCATGATTGAAGCCCAGTATCCGACCGCTGGAGAATTCGAATACATGGAGTGTGGACCGTCGCCGCCGGCGGAGAGTGCGCCGAGCATGTACGACAGCTTCGAGGAACCGACCAGCGAGCTGAGCGTCCAGATATGCAACGATACGCTGCGGATCAGCCTAATCGACCAGATGAAGAGCGCAGCGGGCCGCGTCAAGCTCTTTGAGGACATCGAGCAGAGCAACGTGGTGGCCGAGGGCATACGAACGCACTTTGAGTCCGCCTCAAAGCTGGAGAAGAATCTCTGCTACCTGTGGGCCGCGTACCTGAAGCGCTGGGATCTGATCGAGAGTCTGCTGGAGGCGGGAGCCGACCTGCACTTCTGCGATCAAAATGGAATATCAGCCTTGCACCTGTGCGCCTTTAGTGGCTGTTTGGCCACCTTGGGCCTTCTGGTGGCCAAGGGCTTGAATGTTAATCTGCAGTCCAAATGCTACACGCCTCTGCACTGCGCAGCCTTTGGAAATGCTGCGGAGGCGGCAAAGTTACTGATCAACAATGGGGCGGACATATCCAAGGACACCAGCAAGCCGAACTGCGAGGAGAGCCTGCTGCACTGCGCAGTGCGATCCAACGCCCTGGAGTGTCTGCAGATCTTTATTGCCGAAGGCGCCGATGTCAACTCGCTCAAACCGAATGGCACCAATGCCATTCACCTGGCAGCTGATCTGGGCAATCTTCAGTGTCTGGAAGCCTTGCTGAATGCCCCCAATGCAGACGCCAATGTGCGTATCTGCATCCGTGAAAAGGAGTCCACCGCCTTGCATCTGGCAGCAGATGAGGGCAACGTGGAGTGTGTGGACTTACTCCTGGCCAAAGGTGCTGATGCCAAGCTGAAGAACCACCGAGGCTTCACACCGCTCCACCTAGCAGCTAGAACTTCCAGTCTGGATTGCGTTGAATCGTTGTTGAGGAATGGTAATGCCGACGCCAATGCCGAGGACTTCGATCACCGTACTCCACTTCACGCGGCGGTGGGAAAATCCGAGAACGCCTACGACATCATGGAGACTCTCATCCAGTGGGGTGCCAATGTCAACCATAAGGATATTTACGGGTTTACAGCTCTTCACCTGGCTGCGTTGGATGGGTTGGTACAGTGCGTCGAAATGCTAATATTTCACGGAGCGGATGTAACCACCAAATCGAAGAAAGGTACCTCCGCGTTGAACGTTATTACCCGGAAGACCCCGGCTTCGGTGGCTATGATCAGACAAAAACTGGACGCAGCCATAACGCTGCACCACTCGCAA GACCCCGTGAACCGTGAGGTGGAATTGGAGCTGGACTTCCGTCAGCTGCTGCAGCACTGTCATCCGCGCGAGATCAGCTACCTAAACACGTTCGTCGACGAGGGCCAGAAGGAGATCCTAGAACACCCGCTTTGCTCCTCGTTCCTGTACATCAAGTGGGGCAAGATCCGCAAGTACTATATTGGCAGGCTGATCTTCTGCTTCAGCTTTGTGCTCTTTCTCACTCTCTACGTGCTGACTGCTTTGGCCCACAACTGCTACAATGGTAGCAAGAACGACAACACGACTATTCCAGCGCAGGAGTTATGCCAGAAGCAATCCATCTTGGGAGACATGCTTAGGAACAACCCCTTTGTGATGGAGATGCAATGGTGGGTTCTGGTTGCAATCACCATAGTGGAGATATTTCGAAAGCTATATGGCATTACGGGCTACTCGTCATTTCGGCACTACGTAACGCAGGTGGAGAACATTATGGAGTGGTTCGTGATAACCAGCGTGTTTGTTATATCATATATCTACACGAACAAGACGTACACGTTTCAAAACCATATAGGCGCCTTCGCCGTGCTGCTTGGTTGGACCAATCTCATGTTGATGATAGGCCAGCTTCCAGTGTTCGATGTCTATGTGGCCATGTACACGAGAGTCCAAGGGGAATTCGCAAAGCTGTTTATGGCCTACTCCTGCATGCTGATTGGTTTCACCATCAGTTTCTGTGTTATCTTtccatcgtcgtcgtcgtttgCCAATCCGTTTATGGGTTTCATAACAGTGCTGGTGATGATGATTGGTGAACAGGATTTATCGCTCCTGATCAACGATCCGGAAGGCAAAGATCCACCTTTTCTGCTAGAAGTCAGCGCACAAATCACCTTCGTTCTGTTCCTGCTATTTGTGACCATCATTCTGATGAACCTCCTCGTAGGCATAGCAGTACACGATATCCAGGGATTGAAGAAGACGGCGGGACTATCAAAGCTAGTGCGACAAACGAAGCTAATCAGCTACATAGAGTCGGCGCTATTCAACGGCTACCTTCCGACATGGCTGCGGAACTTACTTCATTACACAGCTCTGGTCTCTCCCCAAGCCTATAGAGTGGTTTTATGTGTCAAGCCACTGAATCCCAGCGAGAAACGCTTGCCCAGAGAAATCCTGATGAAGGCTTATGAAGTGGGAAAGATGCGCAAGCATTTCGGTCATACTGTCTCCTCAAAAAACTCGGCCGAAAACTATTTGTCGTACAAGAACAAgtataacaacaataatggcGCCACGACCGGATATGTACTACCCGATGCGGACCCGGATGCCGGGCAATTCACCACACTAACCACAAAGATCGATGACAATGCTGATCGGATCGAGTTCCTCACCCAGGAGATCCAAGAGCTAAAGCAGGCACTCAtctcgcagcagcagcaagccAGCAAAGTGATCGACAAGCTGCTGATTGTGATCTCCAATCAGCAAAAGCAGAATCTGCGCAAATAG